In Candidatus Stygibacter australis, the following proteins share a genomic window:
- a CDS encoding S24 family peptidase, with protein MIVGERLYEVLKKLHLTQARLAEKIGISSVVINRYCKDKTTPSAEFLNKLALNYNININWILNGEGSMFYSGEDDVRKLKEGYYYNLPIVAAVSCGSPLEIESAEPLDHVLVNRKDLPGKGDDYFAFFAQGQSMHPYISHGDVVVVRQDSDWRKAEGHVCVVNVEGEITLKKVSMFKDGREILLSPYNTEFSPLLLSEEMLQDSRLVGIALMAVRNL; from the coding sequence ATGATAGTTGGAGAAAGACTCTATGAGGTGCTTAAGAAGCTTCACCTCACGCAAGCCAGATTGGCTGAGAAGATTGGTATTTCGTCTGTGGTCATTAATCGTTACTGTAAAGATAAAACTACACCCAGTGCAGAATTTCTTAATAAGCTGGCATTGAATTATAATATTAACATTAACTGGATATTAAATGGAGAAGGTTCAATGTTTTATTCCGGAGAGGACGATGTACGTAAATTGAAAGAAGGATATTATTATAATTTGCCAATCGTTGCTGCTGTAAGTTGTGGAAGTCCTTTGGAGATAGAAAGCGCTGAGCCTTTGGATCATGTATTAGTAAACCGTAAGGACCTGCCGGGGAAAGGGGATGATTACTTTGCTTTTTTTGCCCAGGGGCAATCAATGCATCCCTATATATCACACGGAGATGTGGTTGTAGTTCGTCAGGATAGTGACTGGCGCAAAGCAGAGGGGCATGTGTGCGTTGTAAATGTGGAAGGCGAGATAACATTGAAGAAAGTATCCATGTTCAAAGATGGCAGAGAGATCCTGCTATCTCCCTATAATACAGAATTTTCTCCGTTACTGCTATCTGAGGAGATGCTCCAGGATAGCAGGCTGGTTGGAATAGCACTGATGGCAGTGAGGAATTTGTAG